In Fretibacterium sp. OH1220_COT-178, one genomic interval encodes:
- a CDS encoding sulfurtransferase, with translation MKTLFACLGTLAAGILLGVPGASAAGVEAVDQDYVKAHAGRTGVVLADVRSPEVYGGLSPRAGIPGGHIPGAINFPLADLDRPDASEALARAGLTRDAEIIVYCNTGRQSARFIDRLVGSFGFDPSRVKNYTGSMTDWSRNPENPIETGTAKP, from the coding sequence ATGAAAACGCTATTCGCCTGCCTTGGGACGCTGGCGGCCGGCATCCTGCTGGGGGTTCCGGGGGCGTCCGCCGCGGGCGTCGAGGCGGTGGACCAGGACTACGTCAAGGCGCACGCCGGTCGGACCGGGGTGGTCCTGGCGGACGTGCGGTCGCCCGAGGTCTACGGCGGCCTGTCGCCAAGGGCAGGCATACCCGGCGGGCACATTCCGGGCGCGATCAACTTCCCTCTGGCGGACCTCGACAGGCCCGACGCATCCGAGGCCCTGGCGAGGGCGGGCCTGACGCGGGACGCGGAGATCATCGTCTACTGCAACACGGGGAGGCAGAGCGCCCGCTTCATCGACCGCCTCGTGGGCTCGTTCGGCTTCGACCCCAGCCGCGTGAAGAACTACACCGGCAGCATGACCGACTGGTCCCGGAACCCCGAAAACCCGATCGAGACCGGAACCGCAAAACCATAG